In Catenulispora sp. MAP5-51, the genomic stretch AGCGGCCACGCTGCCGGTGGCACGGCTGCTGGCGGCCGGCGGGCACGTCGCGGGCTGACGCGGCACCAGCTGGGAACGCAGCTGGGAACTTAGCTGGGAACGCAGCTTTCGACGACGTGGCGGCCCATCGCGAAGGGTGCAGCCTGCTGACGCTCCTGCGATAGCTCTGGTCGCGCGACCCGTCGCGTTTTCCGGCACGCCCGAACCGCGCCACCAGCGGAACCCGCAAACCGTGCGCGAAGCCCTAAAAAGCTTCCAAAGCCACCGTTCTCTTGATCCCCGGCGGCCATTGTCAGTCGTCGATCACTTCCCTTACGTTGTAGACAAAGTGAACTGCACCGTACCAGGGAGGCCCCATGCCAGCCAGTTCCGCCGTCGGTTCCCCCGTTCCCCGATCCGCCCTCGTCGTTCGCGGGGGCTGGGAGGGCCATGCTCCGGTGGCGACCACCGAGTTGTTCATCCCGTCGTTGCAGGCCGCCGGGTTCGCGGTCGAGGTCGCCGACAGTCTGGATGTGTACTGCGACAGCGAGCGGTTGGCGTGTACCGACTTGGTCGTCCAGTGCTGGTCGGAGGGGGAGCGGGCTGAGGAGTTGACCAAGGAGCAGGCCGCCGGGCTGGTCGGGGCGGTCGCGGCCGGGACGGGGTTCGCCGGGTGGCACGGCGGGGTGCTGGCGGCGTTTCGGAATCCGGACTATCTGCGCATGGTCGGCGGTCTGTTTCTGTTCCATCCGCCGGAGTTCCTCACCTACCGGGTCCGGGTCGAGGCCGAGCACGCCGGGCATCCGATCGTCGCGGGCCTGGGGGATTTCGACGTGCACAGCGAGCAGTACTGGATGCTCACCGATGACCGGAACACCGTGCTGGCCACCACTGTCGTGGAGCCGGAGGACGGTGGTCAGGGCGAGGCGCCGGTCTCGATGCCCGTGGTGTGGACCAGGCGGTGGGGGGCCGGGAAGGTCTTCGTCTCGGCGGTCGGGCACCGGGTCGAGGACCTGCGCGAACCGGCTGTCAGAACCCTGACGGAGCGCGGTCTGGTCTGGGCGGCGCGGGGGAGCGGGACTGTTACGGGGGCGTTGACAGCCTCTCCCGACCCCCTTATCTTTCATCGTTAATTAAGTCCGGACGGCAGCACAGCCCCGGCGGCGACACAGAGGTCAGGATCCTTGATGAGTTCTGTCAGCACGGAAGCGGTGGAGTACACCGCCGAGGTCTTCATCGACGGCCGCTTCGAGGCCCCCGCCTCGCCGTGGCGTCCAGTCCTGGACAAGGCGGCCGGCACCGCGTTCGCCCGGTACGGCGACGCCTCCGCCGAGCAGGTCGACCGCGCGGTGGCCGCCGCGCGGCGGGCGCAGCCGGCGTGGGCCGCCACCGACGCCAACACCCGCTGCGAGATCCTGCGCGCCTTCGCCGCGCAGCTCCAGCAGCGGCACGACGAGCTGATCGCCGTGATCGTCCGCGAGACCGGCGGCACCGCGGAGAAGGCCGAGGAGGAGCTCGGGCAGGCGGTCACCC encodes the following:
- a CDS encoding ThuA domain-containing protein is translated as MPASSAVGSPVPRSALVVRGGWEGHAPVATTELFIPSLQAAGFAVEVADSLDVYCDSERLACTDLVVQCWSEGERAEELTKEQAAGLVGAVAAGTGFAGWHGGVLAAFRNPDYLRMVGGLFLFHPPEFLTYRVRVEAEHAGHPIVAGLGDFDVHSEQYWMLTDDRNTVLATTVVEPEDGGQGEAPVSMPVVWTRRWGAGKVFVSAVGHRVEDLREPAVRTLTERGLVWAARGSGTVTGALTASPDPLIFHR